CACGCCCGTGATGTTCTCGACGACGGTGTCGAGGTAGCCTCCATCGCGCAGCGCAGCGGTGGGTCGACCGAAACCGGCGGCTTCGAGCGGGGTGAGCCCGAAATCCTCGTACGAGGCGGCGACGAGTCCCGAGCAGTTTTCATACAGCCAACGCAGCTCGCCATCGCTGACGCGTCCGAGGATGTGCGTGTTTCCGACCCGCTCGGCCAGTGCGTCGAGTCGCTTGCGTTCCGGTCCGTCGCCGACGATGACCAGGCCCAGATCGGGCAGTTGCGAGACGGCCTCAATGACGGTGTCGACGTTCTTGTACGGCAGCAGCCGAGCGACGCAGAGGACGAATGGCTGCTGTACGCGGGCGACAGGTTCCGGCGTCGCGGAGAGGGCGGACATGGCCGGAGGCGGGGGAAGCACCTCGGCGTCGATCCCGTACACTTCAGCGACGGCTCGCTTGATGATCGTCGAATTCACGACGTAGCGGTCGGCGGTCTGGGCCGCCTTCTGGTCCCACGTGCGCAGCTCGGGGCCGATGGCGCCCGCCACGGCTTCGATGGCGCGGGAGCGAAGGCTGTGGCCGCCGTTCGAGCCGGAGTAGCGAGTCGTCTGGTAGAGCCAGCGTGCGGGGGCGTGGCAGTAGACGATCTTGCGGCCCGTCGTCTGGATGCCGTGAGCCCACCCGCTCGAGCTCGCGACGAGCACGTCGGCGTCGAGGCGACACTGCGAGACAGCATCCTTCAGAAAAGGAAGTGCAAGACGGTGATGCTGGCGGAGCAGCCTCCAGCGGTTGATCGGCATGGGTTTGACGTCGATGGCACCGAACTCCGGGAATGTGCTGCTCGGGTTGTACAGCGTGGTATGCAGGGCGAGACGGGGGAAGGCGTGCGTGAGTGTGAGAGCAACACGCTCGGCGCCTCCTCGTTGCGTCACATAGTCATGAGCAAGGGCGATGTCCGCCACGGCGAGTCCTCTCGAAGTGATCGAATCGAGCGCGTCCTAAAAGTGAGGAAAGCTCAGATATAGCAATTCGAGACTACGGTTGGAGCGTGGAGGATGCATGACCCCAATGCGAGGGTGAGGAATCCTCACATTTAGTGCGGTGCATTACCGCGGTGGTCGCTCACGCGTGAGGTGCCGTGTGTTCGGTGGTGCCGACGCTGTCAGCGCCGCGTGATCCAGCCCGCGTCCCACGGGAGGCGCGCGACGTCACCGGCGACTGAGCGAAGCTGTGGGGCGGCCCAATATCGAAGCACAGCGTTGAAGCAGCGACGCCGCTCAGCCATGCTCAAGGGGGCGCGTGCAACAGCCTTCATCATGAGAGTGATGCTGCGCGAGTACGGGAACGGAACGTTCGGGCGGCTCGGGTCGATCCACTCGGCTTCGGAGT
This DNA window, taken from Paramicrobacterium agarici, encodes the following:
- a CDS encoding glycosyltransferase gives rise to the protein MADIALAHDYVTQRGGAERVALTLTHAFPRLALHTTLYNPSSTFPEFGAIDVKPMPINRWRLLRQHHRLALPFLKDAVSQCRLDADVLVASSSGWAHGIQTTGRKIVYCHAPARWLYQTTRYSGSNGGHSLRSRAIEAVAGAIGPELRTWDQKAAQTADRYVVNSTIIKRAVAEVYGIDAEVLPPPPAMSALSATPEPVARVQQPFVLCVARLLPYKNVDTVIEAVSQLPDLGLVIVGDGPERKRLDALAERVGNTHILGRVSDGELRWLYENCSGLVAASYEDFGLTPLEAAGFGRPTAALRDGGYLDTVVENITGVFFDQPDATSVAAAVEQMVQRSWSTRTIVDHSEEFSESRFISRLHTIVDEELARC